The Deltaproteobacteria bacterium sequence TCAAGGAGCGCTATGCAACCAAAATATAGGTTGCGTGTCTTTCTGGATAGCAATGTCATCTTCTCAGGACTTTATTCCTCAGCGGGGGCACCTGGTAAGATCCTAGAATGGTTTATGGAAGGCAGGTTGATGATGGTTATATCTAAACAAGTGCTGGATGAAGTAGTGCGCACTATCAAGGAGAAACTTCCTGGGGCACTTCCGGCACTAAGGAAGCTACTGATAAGTACTCCTCCCGAGGTCACAAAAGATCCGCCACTTGAAGAGGTAACACTCTGGGCCAAGGTAATAGATGCGGAGGATGCTGCGATCCTCGCTGCAGCAGTAGCATCACAACCCAACTATTTGATCACTGGAGATAAACACTTTTTTGA is a genomic window containing:
- a CDS encoding putative toxin-antitoxin system toxin component, PIN family; this encodes MQPKYRLRVFLDSNVIFSGLYSSAGAPGKILEWFMEGRLMMVISKQVLDEVVRTIKEKLPGALPALRKLLISTPPEVTKDPPLEEVTLWAKVIDAEDAAILAAAVASQPNYLITGDKHFFDNPDISEKSGLNIVTPAEFVKRLASSR